TCACCGCAATCGCAGCTGGCCGAACCCGCCACGAGACCATCACGCTCGCTGCGGGCGATGAGCGTTCGCTGACGCTCGAGCCCTAACCCTAGCCGGAAACGGTAGTCTCACGTCACGACGCGGGAGAGCTGGATTCGGCTTTGTTGCCCTTTTGCTCCTCTAGCAGGCTCAAGCCGATCGTGATCGCCCTCCGGGTACGCTCGAGCAGCTCCTCGTCCCGGCCGAGCTTGCCCTGCAGGCTCTCGGAATGCGCCCGGAGCTCATCGGCGTAGCGCTGAACCGCATCGTGCTCGGCTTTCTTGGCCTTGAGCTCTTCGCGCACTTGGTTGAGCTCCTGCTCCACCTCGCTCGCCTTGCGTGAGTGCTCCTCCTGGAGGCTCTTGACCGTCTCAGCATGCCGGCGCTGCAGGTCACCGCGCTCGATATCGTGATGTGCTCGCAGCTCTTGCACTGTCTCGTCGTGCCTCGCCTGCAGCCCGTTGCGCTGGCTTTCGGCTTCCGCTGCCATTTCCGCGCGCAGCGCTTCGAGCGCCTCGGCCCGTTCTTCCGCGGCAGCGGCCGCCTGCTCGGCTGCCAGCTTCTCCTTTTCCCGATCGGCCGCTTCGGCCATCCGCCGTTGCTCGCCGGCGAGTACCTCGGCCGCGCCGTCAAGCTCCTGCCTGGCTCGCTCTAGTTGGTCGTTGGCGGCAGCCAGCTCGCCCTCGATCGTACGGACGTTTTCCTCCAGACCGTGCTTGTCCTGGTTGAGCGCGCTGATCTCTTCCCGCCGCTCTTGCATTTCGTGTTCCAGCTGCAGCACGCGGTCGCGTCCGTCGGCGAGCTCTCGCTCGAGAGGAAGGGACTTCTCGCGCTCCGCCAGGATCTGCTTGTCCCGCGATGCAAGCTGAGCCCGCAGATCCAGGATCTCCCGGTTCTTGCCGTTGAGCTGCTGCTTGAGTTCCAGGATATCCCTGCCGCTTCCGCCGGCGTTTCTGCGCTGTCGGCTCGAGTCTTCCATTGGTCGATTCGCTTCCATGGCTGCTCGCACGTCCGCAGGCGCGGCAGGCGATATGTCCGCATCCGCCCCGTCCCCTGTCGAAGCGGCCGGCCCGCCAAGCTCCACGAGCTGACGCGCACGCGCAACCAGATCCTGGGCGCTGATCGGTTTTCGAACGTAGTCCTGAGCCCTCGTTCTCAGTCTCTTATGCTGCTCAAAGGTCTCTTCGGTAGCCTCGCTCGATAGTATGATCAAAGGAACCGACCGGAGATTCGAATTCTTCTTGATCTTCTTGCATACGAGGAAGCCATTCATGCCATCGAGCTCGACCGCCAGCAGAATCAAGTCGGGCCTGGCATCCTCGGCTTGCTTGATTCCATCCAGGCCGTTGTTGGCGACGTCGACGCTGGCTCCCAAGCTCTCCAGCTCCGCTCGAAGCTCCGCGGAATACCGCTCGTCGTTTTCGAACACAAGGACGCGATGCGTCATAGGCCACCTTCTTGAGAAGAGCTTCGATTAGAGACACGGGCTTGGCGCGGCACGCCAGCATAGAAGGCGCCACGGAACCCTGTCAACGGTCCATCGGCCAAACCTCCTCACCTTTCAATCAGTTACGACTCGCTCGGGATGACCGCACCCCTAGCACCCACGTCGCACCGCTCTATCGCATTCGGGCGGAGGCGGCCAGCTGCAGCAACGAGCGCCGGTCGAGGTCACCCGTAATCGCGTACACCAGACCGCTTCGCTGGACTATCGGAACGGTGTAACCGCGCACCTCGTGGTACGGCAGCTCCCGCTTGCCAAGCCGCACGCGCTTGTCGCCCCACGTGACCTCGGCAGGCGACTCGAACACTACCACGGTGAGCCTGCGTCCACCTACATTGTAGTACAGGGTTGCAGCTTGACGGCCTCGAACATGACTCAGGCGGGCCCCCGTCATCCGAACAGGGAAACGTTCGAACTCGACCGGCCTTACCTGAAAGGGCACCTTGCCGCGGAACCAGGGCTCCACCTGTTCGGCGTGCTCGACGTCGCTCGGCAGCGCATGCGAATGCCTGTTGACGACATCATGCAGAATCGGCAGCTCGACGATGGCGCTCTTGGCGGGCACCCGGCCCTCGGCCTGCACCATTTGATCGATAAGCTGCCTACCCGGCTCGCTTAGCCCCAAGCCCACCACGCTGCTGGCTCCCAGCAGCACGGCAGCAGCCGCCGCCCACGTCCAGCGCGGCAGGACCGGCTCGTACCAGGGCTCGGACGGTCCACTCGCGGTTGCCCACCGCTCACGCAATGCCGTGCGAGCCCGCACGCGCACAAGCTCCGGAGCCCCGGGAGGCGCCATCCGGCTACTGAGCTCCTTACGCAGGATCCGCTCCACGGCGAGCTGACGGCGGCAATCCGAGCACGCCTCCACATGCGCTTCGACCTCCACCGACCGCCCGGCGTCGAGCTCCCCATCAACGTATGCGCCGATATACCTGAGCATCCGTTCACAGCTCATGAGCCGTGCCCCCTGCGGCGGCGGTAGTCATCGAGCGAGGCGGGTTCACCCGGCGGGGAGCTCTCCGAACGATCTGGGCGATCCCGGTCCTGGCCTGCACAAGCCGCTGGCACCAAGCCAAGCTCCTCGGCGTAGCCCTGCAGGTGCGCCTGCAGAAGCTTGCGCGCCCGGTGCAACCGCGACATTACCGTGCCGATGGGGCAGCCAAGGACATCGGCGATCTCCTTGTAGGTGAGCTCCTCGACCGTAGCCAACAGGATCACGGCTCGATAATCGCTGGGTAGGCTATCCACCGCGTTCTTCAGCTCGCGAGCCACCGCAGGGCGCAAGGCGTTGCCTTCCGGGTCGAGCAGCCCCCGCATCGCCTCCGCGCTAATGGTCGTGTGTCCTGGCAGCATCGGGTCGTGCGCCTCTCGTGTCGAGCGCTCGCGCGCTCCCCGGCGGTACTGGTTGATGAAACCGTTCATCAGGATCTTCAGCAGCCATGCCTTGAGATTGCTGCCCGGCTCGAAGTGGTCATAGAACCGCCAAGCGCGCAGGAGCGCGTTTTGTACCAAATCCTCGGCCTCCGCAGGCACGCGGGTGAGCCTGAGCGCCATCGCGTACATCGAGTCAAAATGCCGGAACGCGGCCTCCTCGAACTCGGCCTGCCGAGCCGACATGGCCTTACCTCGACGGGAAACGGGACTGCGCACGATGGCCAGGTTAACTCCGCAAGGTGCGGGATTATTCCCTTGTTGTAAGGAGTCCGAACCAATGCTTCACGCCCACAGGGCCGCGGTTCGACAAAGGGCCCTCGAAGACGCGCGGTTCGTGGGGCCATGTGGGCCGGCGCCCCTCAGCCTCGATCGCCATCGGGCTCCACGCCGGCCCGACGTGGAGTGTCCTCCGGCCGAATCTCGATATCGTCCCGAGTCCGAACGCCCCGCTTCAGGCTCCTGATGGCGTCCCCCACAGCGGCGCCCAGGCGTGGCAAGCGCGTGGGCCCAAAGAGCAGGAGCCCAAGCAACAGGATGAGTATCAGCTCGGCAGTTCCAAGGTGGGGCATGGTTCCAGATCCGCCACAAAAGCGTACGCCCGAACGCCCCAGGTGGCAACGAGAGCCGTTCCGCGGCTACAATGCTCCACGCGGATTCGCTATGTCGAGCGACCCCGGTGGACGTCGGTGGCCCGCCAAGCTCAAGCGCGGCAACGCGCTAGCGCCGCCGATCCTCAGCGTGCTGAGCATGCTGGTTACACTCGCCGTGGTGAGCGCGATCGTGAGCAACGAAGACTCACCCTCCAGCCACTCGACGCACCAGGTCCACCCCCCTGATGACGTGCGCACTCCGGAGAGGGCCGCAGAAGCCTATTTCGACGCCTGTCGTCGGCGTGATCCCCGGGGTCCGGCAGCCTCGAGCCCGTCAGGCGCACCCGCCGAGCGGATGACGTCGATGACCTGCAGCCGCCTTGCGGGGAGTGAAGCGCGTCTAATCATCAACGAAAGCCGTGAGCTGCCGGACGGACGGATCGAGCTGCGAGCCCTTGCCCAAGGTCGGCGGCGGGCCGGGCCGGCCACCATCCCCCTGCACGTCCACGTTGTGCTGGCTCCACACACGCGCGGCTGGTACGTGCAGCGCATGCTGATTCCGCAGGCCAAGGCGTCGGGTCAGAACAGTATCGCCAGGTCGCCCCCGAGACGCCCGGCCAGCAAGGCGCCCTGTCGCACGAATGCTCCCTGTAGTGGAAGGCGGCGCAACACCGCTGGACGGGATGGATCGAAATCGAAGTGGCGGCATTACTTCGACCCGGCGCCCAACAGGCGCGTCCGCATGCCGGAGGCCCGGCGCCCGTGAACGCACCCCGGATACTATATGTCATATCACCGCCGCGCTCGGGCTCGACCCTGCTGCAGCGCATGCTGGGATCGCACTCGCGCATTCTCACGCGGCCCGAGCCCCATGTGATCACGCCGCTCGCCTACCTTGGCTTTCATGACCGGGTCGACGCGGCACCGTACGACCACATCAATGCCGCTGAGGCGATTCGTTCCTTTGTCGATGATCTTCCCAACAAGGAAAGGGACTACCTCGAAGCACTACGTAGCTATACCGACACGTTGTACGGGCGGATACTGCACGGCAGCAGCCGCGATCTGTTCTTGGACAAGACTCCAGCCTACGCGCTCGTGTTGCCTTTCCTTACAAAGCTCTATCCCGACGCCAGCTACGTCGTGTTGACACGCCACCCGCTGGCCGTCATGAGCTCCTACGCCAACAGCTTCTTCGGCGGGGACTGGCGAGCAGCGAACGCCTACAACCCGATTGTCAACCGCTACATCCCTGCCATGGCGCGGCCGCTGCGCGAGCGACCCGTTTCGCTCGTTCACGTCAGTTACGAACAGCTCGTCGCTGACCCCACAGCCCAGCTCGAGCGGATCTTCCTCTATCTGGGTGTCGACAACGAACCGGGCGCGGTCGAATACGGCAAGCGTTTCCAGACCAGCAAGGGCATGGGCGATCCCATTGGAGTCGGTCAGCACGAACGCCCGGTGTCGAGCTCGCTTTCCAAGTGGGTGGAGGAACTAAAGGCCGATCCACACAAGCGTGCGCTCGCCGAGCAAATCGTCGAACGCCTGGAGCCGGCAGATCTGTGTGAATGGGGCTACACCCCCAGGGAGCTGCTCGAGCCTCTGTCGGAAACCAGCAACGGCGGCTCGGCCCGCCTGCGCCCCAAGACCAACAGCTATGTATTGCAGCGTCGCGTCCTGCTCGCCCTGCGCAAACAAGTCCGCAAGCAGCCCCTTGGACGGCTCGTTCGACGGGTGCGCTACGCGTGCGACGTGCTGCTCCGCGACAGCTTGTGAACACCAACAGCCGCTGCGCTGCGTGGCTGCACGGCCGGGCCGAGGACGTAAGCCGGCCTGGTGCGATGCCAACTCCGTTCCCGTCGAGAATGGATGCAAGAGCCAGCGCGCCCGGAGCATGCGGTTGAAATCGACAGAGCCCGCAGGAACAGCAGCGCCATTTCGAGGATCTTCTTGAGGACGTAAGCGGCTCTGGCGCCGTTCTCGACGGGAACTAGCTGAAGAGCTCTTCGACGTCCGCCCTAGTCAACCCCTTCATGGGGCCGCCGTCGGACGCGACCAGCACACTGGACACCAGCTGTCGCTTCTTGGCGCCAAGCTGCAGGATCTTCTCCTCGACAGTGCCCTTGGCGATCAGCCGATACACCGAGACCACACGCGTCTGTCCAATGCGATGTGCCCGGTCGGTGGCCTGATCCTCGACCGCCGGGTTCCACCAGGGATCGAAGTGCACCACGGTGTCGGCGCCCGTCAGATTCAACCCGGTCCCGCCCGCCTTCAGCGACACCAGAAAGGCGGAAACCGACTCGTCGTTGTTGAAGCGCTCGACTCTACTGGCTCGGTCCTTGGTGGAGCCGTCCAAGTACTCGTAGGTAATGCCCTCGTTGTCCATGACCACGCGGATCAGCTTCAGCATCTCCACGAACTGACTGAAGATGAGCAAGCGATGACCACCCGGGATTGCCTCCTGAAGGATCTCACGCAGCGCGGCGAGTTTGCCGCTTTCATCGTCGTCCCAATCGCCTTGGATCTTCAGCAGACGTGGATCGCAGGCAACTTGTCTGAGTCGCGTCAGTGCAGCCAGGATCTGGATCTGCGACTTGGCCACGCCTTGTTTCTCCACTTCACTGAGCAGGCTTTCGCGAATCTGGCGCAGAATCTGGCTGTAGAGCTTGGACTGTGCATCCGCGAGTGGGACCACCATATCCTGCTCTATCTTCGCCGGTAGGTCCTTTGCAACATCTTGCTTGGTTCGTCGCATGACGAACGGATGGATCGTCGCTCGAAGCCGCATGGCTGTCTGCTCGTCACCGCGATCGATCGGACGTGCAAACTTCTCCTCGAATCGACTGAGATCCCCAAGCAGTCCCGGCGATACAAAGTCGAAAATCGACCAGATTTCACTCAGACGATTCTCGATCGGTGTCCCCGTCAATGCCAACCGACGCTCACTCTTCAGTCTCTTGGCCGCTCGTGCGGTTGCGCTCAAGGGGTTCTTGATATGCTGCGCTTCGTCCAGAATCACATAACGAAAGTCGATTCCCAACAGAAACTCTTCATCCCGACGCAGCAGCGCATAGCTCGTGATCATGACGTCGAGATTCTCCACATCATCGGCCCGGTCCTGGCGGTCGGGTCCGTGCCAGACAAGCGCTCTGAGCGAGGGCGCGAACTTTTCGATCTCGCACAGCCAGTTCGGCACCACCGACGTGGGCGCAACCACCAGGCTCACGCTCGGCGCCTTCTTGCCCTTGGACTTGGACTTGAGCCACAGCAACAGTGCGAGCGTCTGAAGCGTCTTGCCCAGCCCCATGTCGTCGGCCAGGATGCCACCGGTCGCGAGCCCGTGTAGGAATACCAACCACGAAAACCCGTCCTTCTGGTAGGGACGAACCGAGGCTCGCAGCGACCTCGGCTTGGCCACCTGCTCGATCTGCCCCAGGTCCTCGAGCTTCCCAAAGAGCTGCTTGACGCCGGCAGCCACGCTTGCATCGGACACCAGACGCAAGAGGTCCTGCACCCGCCCCGTTTGGGACAGCGGCAGCTTCTTGCGCTGGCCGCTCGTCGCCACGATCTCGGCCATACGAGCCAGGATCTCCCCTACCTGCTCGGCCTTGACGGGCGCGTACGTGCCGTCCGAGAGCTTGACCAGATGGCGCCCCTTTTCAAGGCACTGACGCAACTCCTCCTCGTCGACGGCCACCGATCCCGCCAGAAACGTCATATCGAGACTCAGCCAATCGACGCCGCTGGAGACCCTGACGTGCGGAGTCACGGACTGATCGCGAATCGTGACGTCAATGAGATCGTCGGGGATGAACCGATCCCAAGTCTCGGGCAAGGTACCGATGCCCTCCGTCCAGAAGCGAACCGCGTCCTTACCACTGGCGACAAGTCCTTCGCCGCTGTCGCCGGGCCGAAAACCCCGATCCATCAGCGCCTGGATCGCGCTCATCTCGGCTCCCACATCGCGCCGTACGACTCGCGGTCGGGCCCCGGAGCGCGGCGGCTGAAAGGCCAGCGGCGGGGGGAAGCCCGTGGCTGGAACGTCGAACTCCAAGTCCCGATACGTGACGTGGAGCCGCGCGTTCGCCTCCAGGATGTCGCCTCCCGCTCGCAACTGGAAACGCGGCTGAGCATCGGCGACATCGGCAACCGATGTGAGATCGGGCAGCTCGGTGCCGAGCGATGCTGCGACGCGAGGAACATATTCCACCAGCAGACGCGGCAAGTCGGCCAGCGGATGAACCAGGGCCGGGGAGCGGTAGAGACGCTGCAGCCACGCGGGTGTGACAGATTCGACCACGGGACGTGCAACTCCGTCGGTGGTGTCGATGTACCAGCCGGGCGTGCCCTCGAACCATGCACCGCTCGACAGGGGGAACCTGCGACGTGTGCTGCGAAGCTCGAAGACCACGCGAACCCTCACCGCCTTGCTGCTAGCCAGGTCCAGCTCGATCTTTGGCAGCAACGGCTCCTCGGCGAAGCGCAGCTCCATCGACGCAGGCTCCAGCAGAGCGCGTCGACCGCGCAGCATCGTCATGACCTCTGCGGCGTCCTCGCCACGTAGCTCTGCCGTGGCGGGAGAACCCCTGGAGGTGTGACGGGCAAGGGCTCGCAGCAGGGGCCGCTCGGCCGCGGGGACGGCATTGAAACCCCCGAGGGCGTCGCTGATCGGCACTGCGGAGCGCGTCCCCGCGAGCACCGGCGTCACGGAAATAGACGCTGCGCGGACCAACACGCGGTACTCGAACGTGTGTGGCTTGGCCAACTCGCCGCGAGGCAGCCACGCCTCGAGGCCGGCTCGAGGCTCGGCCTTCGCCTGCGCACCCCCGAGACCAAGATCCCTGGTGGACAGCACCTCCACTTTGGAAACCTTTACGCCGTTGCCCTGCTCGGGCGCTGAGCCACCACCGCGACGCCGGCGACGCGCCCGACGCCGTTTGCTCGACCCCGGACTGGCCTGCTGCTGCACCGAACGCGGACGCTGTTGCTGCGGTGGCTCCTTGGCCTTGGGAGGTCGCTCCTGGTCACGAAGTGCCACCAGCAGTGCGGCCACATGCTTGCAGTGTCCGGTCGGTCCCCGCCACGCCTGGCAGGTGCAGTGCGATGTAATCTCACCCCTGTCGCCGAGATGGGTCCTGGTCTGCAGCGGCTCGTCGGAGCGCACGAGGATCTTGCATTGCGCAGCCTTGCCATTGGACTTCAGCTCGGATACCGCGTGTCGTCGCGCGTAGATGCGTCCACGCAGAAACGCGTTTCCGCCCACCAGGCGTTGGATCGCCCGATCCGACATCCGCCCCACGTGCTGAGCTATCTGAGTTGGCTGACTTTCGACCGCTTGGTTTTCGGCCATAGCTGTTCGGCCTCCGATGGCCAGGCTCCTGCTGAGCTCCTTCAGCGTCTATGAAGGTTTTCAAACTAAGGGAATCATTATGGATTCCATTGAACAGCCGACGCAGCACAGCCTATCGCTGCGCTTGCCCCCGCGTTCCCCGAGTCTTGCGCACCGGCTAGTGCATTGACTCGAACTGCGACCAGGTACCAGATGGCGGCAAACAGACTGGGCCGCCGCAAAAGGGACTCGTAACCGAGATCATACACAAACTAGCACCGTCTGCAACTGGTTACCCTCGGTTTGCCCCCGGTTTGGTTGAGGCTGCGCCAAGAATATCGAATGCGGAGTCCTCAGAGCTGCGGAGAAGTGGGCCTTCCCGATGTGAGAGAGCCTTCCCGATGTGAGAGAGCTGGGTGCGGGCGTGGTTTCTTGCTGCTAGCGACCAGTTCAACGCTGTCCATCACCCATCCTGCGAGTGCCCCGACTGCCCGAGCCCTTCGGGCAGCAACTCCGACGGGCGGCCCGTCGTGCAGACCCACAGTTGATGCGCCGCCCGGGTGGCAGCGATATGGAGCAAGTGTCGCGACTCGTCCTCGACCGGATACGATACTTCGGAGACTTCGGCAAGCACTACGTAGTCAAACTCCAACCCCTTCACCTGGCGCACGTCGGTCACGTCCACACCCGGACGAAACGGGAAATCCTGGTCCGCGATGCGTCGCAAATTCGGCACCTCCGCATTGGCCAGGCCACGATGATACAGGTCAGCCTGCTCGGGATAGTGTGCGATCACAGCCACCGATGCGAGCGGCTCGCGCGCTGCGAGGGCACGCAAGGCCTCACCTAGAAAGGCAACCGTGTCGCCCACGTGAGCGAACTCAAAAACTTCGACCGGGACGCCCCTGCGTGTGGCCCGTGCTGGCTGTGCCTCGGCCAAAGGCCCCAATACCTGCTGCGCAAACCCCATGATCTCTTCTGTGGAGCGGTAAGCCAACTTGAGGGGCTCCACTTCCACACCGGACAGACCGAGATCGCCGAGCACTCCCCTCCAGTCCGAGAACCCGTTATCCAGCAGCAGCCGCTGAGCCACGTCCCCTGCAAGCGTGACGCTCTGCCGGGGCACGGTATCGAGCAACACCGCAAGCTCGACCGGGCTGAGATCCTGCGCTTCATCAACAAACATGTGAGCGTACGCAAGCACTTCCTTGTTCCGGCGTAGCGGCCCGCGTAGCTTCTGAGCAAGCCGCAGCAACAGCGCGTCGTCCTCGCGGTCGATACTGGGCGATTCCCCTTCTTCGATGCCGTCGACCCCTC
This DNA window, taken from Pseudomonadota bacterium, encodes the following:
- a CDS encoding twin-arginine translocase TatA/TatE family subunit, whose amino-acid sequence is MPHLGTAELILILLLGLLLFGPTRLPRLGAAVGDAIRSLKRGVRTRDDIEIRPEDTPRRAGVEPDGDRG
- a CDS encoding response regulator, producing the protein MTHRVLVFENDERYSAELRAELESLGASVDVANNGLDGIKQAEDARPDLILLAVELDGMNGFLVCKKIKKNSNLRSVPLIILSSEATEETFEQHKRLRTRAQDYVRKPISAQDLVARARQLVELGGPAASTGDGADADISPAAPADVRAAMEANRPMEDSSRQRRNAGGSGRDILELKQQLNGKNREILDLRAQLASRDKQILAEREKSLPLERELADGRDRVLQLEHEMQERREEISALNQDKHGLEENVRTIEGELAAANDQLERARQELDGAAEVLAGEQRRMAEAADREKEKLAAEQAAAAAEERAEALEALRAEMAAEAESQRNGLQARHDETVQELRAHHDIERGDLQRRHAETVKSLQEEHSRKASEVEQELNQVREELKAKKAEHDAVQRYADELRAHSESLQGKLGRDEELLERTRRAITIGLSLLEEQKGNKAESSSPAS
- a CDS encoding sigma-70 family RNA polymerase sigma factor; the protein is MSARQAEFEEAAFRHFDSMYAMALRLTRVPAEAEDLVQNALLRAWRFYDHFEPGSNLKAWLLKILMNGFINQYRRGARERSTREAHDPMLPGHTTISAEAMRGLLDPEGNALRPAVARELKNAVDSLPSDYRAVILLATVEELTYKEIADVLGCPIGTVMSRLHRARKLLQAHLQGYAEELGLVPAACAGQDRDRPDRSESSPPGEPASLDDYRRRRGHGS
- a CDS encoding DEAD/DEAH box helicase, whose translation is MSDRAIQRLVGGNAFLRGRIYARRHAVSELKSNGKAAQCKILVRSDEPLQTRTHLGDRGEITSHCTCQAWRGPTGHCKHVAALLVALRDQERPPKAKEPPQQQRPRSVQQQASPGSSKRRRARRRRRGGGSAPEQGNGVKVSKVEVLSTRDLGLGGAQAKAEPRAGLEAWLPRGELAKPHTFEYRVLVRAASISVTPVLAGTRSAVPISDALGGFNAVPAAERPLLRALARHTSRGSPATAELRGEDAAEVMTMLRGRRALLEPASMELRFAEEPLLPKIELDLASSKAVRVRVVFELRSTRRRFPLSSGAWFEGTPGWYIDTTDGVARPVVESVTPAWLQRLYRSPALVHPLADLPRLLVEYVPRVAASLGTELPDLTSVADVADAQPRFQLRAGGDILEANARLHVTYRDLEFDVPATGFPPPLAFQPPRSGARPRVVRRDVGAEMSAIQALMDRGFRPGDSGEGLVASGKDAVRFWTEGIGTLPETWDRFIPDDLIDVTIRDQSVTPHVRVSSGVDWLSLDMTFLAGSVAVDEEELRQCLEKGRHLVKLSDGTYAPVKAEQVGEILARMAEIVATSGQRKKLPLSQTGRVQDLLRLVSDASVAAGVKQLFGKLEDLGQIEQVAKPRSLRASVRPYQKDGFSWLVFLHGLATGGILADDMGLGKTLQTLALLLWLKSKSKGKKAPSVSLVVAPTSVVPNWLCEIEKFAPSLRALVWHGPDRQDRADDVENLDVMITSYALLRRDEEFLLGIDFRYVILDEAQHIKNPLSATARAAKRLKSERRLALTGTPIENRLSEIWSIFDFVSPGLLGDLSRFEEKFARPIDRGDEQTAMRLRATIHPFVMRRTKQDVAKDLPAKIEQDMVVPLADAQSKLYSQILRQIRESLLSEVEKQGVAKSQIQILAALTRLRQVACDPRLLKIQGDWDDDESGKLAALREILQEAIPGGHRLLIFSQFVEMLKLIRVVMDNEGITYEYLDGSTKDRASRVERFNNDESVSAFLVSLKAGGTGLNLTGADTVVHFDPWWNPAVEDQATDRAHRIGQTRVVSVYRLIAKGTVEEKILQLGAKKRQLVSSVLVASDGGPMKGLTRADVEELFS
- a CDS encoding sulfotransferase, with the protein product MLGSHSRILTRPEPHVITPLAYLGFHDRVDAAPYDHINAAEAIRSFVDDLPNKERDYLEALRSYTDTLYGRILHGSSRDLFLDKTPAYALVLPFLTKLYPDASYVVLTRHPLAVMSSYANSFFGGDWRAANAYNPIVNRYIPAMARPLRERPVSLVHVSYEQLVADPTAQLERIFLYLGVDNEPGAVEYGKRFQTSKGMGDPIGVGQHERPVSSSLSKWVEELKADPHKRALAEQIVERLEPADLCEWGYTPRELLEPLSETSNGGSARLRPKTNSYVLQRRVLLALRKQVRKQPLGRLVRRVRYACDVLLRDSL
- a CDS encoding zf-HC2 domain-containing protein, whose amino-acid sequence is MLRYIGAYVDGELDAGRSVEVEAHVEACSDCRRQLAVERILRKELSSRMAPPGAPELVRVRARTALRERWATASGPSEPWYEPVLPRWTWAAAAAVLLGASSVVGLGLSEPGRQLIDQMVQAEGRVPAKSAIVELPILHDVVNRHSHALPSDVEHAEQVEPWFRGKVPFQVRPVEFERFPVRMTGARLSHVRGRQAATLYYNVGGRRLTVVVFESPAEVTWGDKRVRLGKRELPYHEVRGYTVPIVQRSGLVYAITGDLDRRSLLQLAASARMR